From a region of the Atribacterota bacterium genome:
- a CDS encoding FprA family A-type flavoprotein, translating into MPSVAIHSGIHWIGVNDHTTDLFEGLWPITQEGVSYNSYLVMDEKKAIVDLAKSLKVDEYLRRVEESLEISQIDYIILNHLEPDHTGILKVLWKMAPRATLLCSPQAKMMVSAFYGITDRIRVVKDGEEIPLGEKTLKFFLTPMVHWPETMMTYEKSSQVLFSCDAFGGYGALQGAIFDDECGDFDFYQQESLRYYANIVAKFSTMVLRAIEKLSSLPVSIIAPSHGLIWRKQPSLIVELYRRWATYAESGGEKEVTLVYGSMYGNTEAMMDALAQGIAESGVRVEIFDVRRHHVSYILPSLLVRRGVVVGAPTYENGLFPYIVHLLDLAERKSIKHKKALYFGSFGWSGGAKREFEKFASQLNWEVVQSFEFQGSGKPEDFHRAVELGREFGQLIRGL; encoded by the coding sequence ATGCCTTCAGTAGCGATACACTCTGGGATACACTGGATAGGAGTGAATGATCATACTACCGACCTTTTTGAGGGTCTGTGGCCGATTACCCAGGAAGGAGTTTCGTACAATTCGTATCTGGTCATGGATGAAAAAAAGGCCATTGTTGACCTTGCCAAATCCCTTAAGGTGGACGAATACTTGAGGCGAGTTGAGGAGTCTTTGGAAATTTCTCAAATTGACTATATCATCCTGAACCATCTTGAACCTGACCACACCGGGATTCTCAAGGTATTATGGAAGATGGCTCCACGGGCAACGTTGCTCTGTTCGCCTCAGGCAAAAATGATGGTTTCGGCATTTTATGGAATTACTGACCGCATCCGGGTGGTGAAGGACGGTGAGGAAATTCCTCTGGGTGAGAAAACACTCAAATTTTTTCTGACCCCCATGGTTCACTGGCCAGAGACCATGATGACCTATGAGAAAAGTTCACAGGTCCTCTTTTCCTGTGATGCTTTTGGAGGATACGGGGCGCTGCAGGGTGCTATTTTCGATGACGAATGTGGTGACTTTGATTTCTATCAGCAAGAGTCCCTTCGCTACTATGCCAACATCGTGGCAAAATTCAGCACTATGGTGCTCCGGGCCATTGAAAAGCTTTCCAGTTTGCCAGTTTCAATTATTGCTCCTTCCCATGGGCTTATCTGGCGCAAGCAACCGAGCCTCATTGTGGAGCTCTATCGTCGCTGGGCGACCTACGCTGAGAGTGGTGGAGAAAAAGAAGTAACGCTGGTGTATGGCTCGATGTATGGAAATACCGAAGCCATGATGGATGCACTTGCCCAGGGGATTGCTGAAAGTGGCGTAAGGGTGGAAATCTTTGATGTGCGGAGGCACCATGTGAGTTATATCCTGCCGTCACTCTTAGTGCGCAGGGGGGTGGTGGTTGGTGCACCCACTTATGAGAATGGTCTTTTCCCTTATATAGTCCATTTGCTGGATCTTGCTGAGCGAAAGAGCATAAAACACAAAAAGGCGCTCTATTTCGGGAGTTTTGGCTGGTCTGGTGGAGCTAAAAGAGAATTTGAGAAGTTTGCCAGTCAGCTGAATTGGGAAGTCGTGCAATCCTTTGAGTTTCAGGGTAGTGGAAAACCAGAAGACTTTCATCGGGCGGTGGAATTAGGTCGGGAATTTGGCCAGTTGATACGTGGTTTATAA
- a CDS encoding permease, with protein MKDPSVPIFYGLALTWLLVSLVKDKKKAVQALWRAYRSFLFILPPFAVMILLISCLVVFLPKETIVTYIGEKSGFVGYFIASMVGSVTLIPGFVAFPLAKVLLENGAGIAQMAVFISTLMMVGVVTAPLESQYFRFHATLWRNLLAYFYSFVIGYSVYLFVR; from the coding sequence GTGAAAGACCCTTCAGTACCAATTTTTTATGGTCTTGCTCTGACCTGGCTTTTGGTGTCTTTGGTAAAGGATAAAAAGAAGGCCGTTCAGGCTCTGTGGCGAGCTTATCGGAGTTTTCTTTTTATCCTTCCTCCCTTTGCCGTGATGATATTGCTCATTTCATGTTTGGTGGTTTTTTTACCGAAAGAAACTATTGTTACCTACATAGGAGAGAAAAGTGGTTTTGTAGGGTATTTCATTGCTTCAATGGTTGGTTCGGTTACCCTTATTCCCGGTTTTGTGGCTTTTCCGCTGGCCAAGGTGCTCCTAGAGAATGGTGCCGGGATTGCCCAAATGGCGGTTTTCATTTCTACATTGATGATGGTCGGAGTGGTAACGGCACCTCTGGAGTCACAGTACTTCCGTTTTCATGCTACCTTATGGAGAAATCTGCTGGCCTACTTCTATTCCTTCGTCATTGGGTACAGTGTTTACCTGTTCGTGAGGTGA
- a CDS encoding small ribosomal subunit Rsm22 family protein, whose translation MSTLFQELDTVIPHYLFGRRTPAQEEIRRAIVSASSLFTFGEEERPVRYFAQKEVLKGYLLYFLPVSLHKMYFTLKETFRHPALRTTTGSLRILDIGCGITPSIIALLELYKQENLPPIHFEYTGVDVDPHALRVACELMTMLVPSHYQISYQFLKMDLRKAGSFTELKNLHPHLLLMSNSLGELVSQGVPLMDLSKKLGAFILEDHLTAIFIEPGTKNASQRLHFVRDFLIQQYRITPYSPCPHSLPCPALRQKNWCYEEWRWRSPNYLRFLEPVGLQTRHLKLSYAIFTPQNHHLTETFPPCEGPVIKCTSHLIKEKSKSRLWGCMGGELKDIEKLERDYVPNDPWLTIRKGTYFSTSSLITLSGKHRLPKEAQITILYQPPEG comes from the coding sequence ATGAGCACGCTTTTTCAAGAATTAGACACGGTCATTCCACATTATCTCTTTGGGCGTCGTACGCCTGCTCAGGAAGAAATCAGGCGTGCTATTGTTTCTGCCTCGAGCCTCTTTACCTTTGGTGAAGAAGAAAGGCCCGTTCGCTATTTCGCGCAAAAAGAAGTTTTAAAAGGATATCTCCTCTATTTCCTTCCGGTCAGTCTCCATAAGATGTATTTCACTCTGAAAGAAACATTCAGACATCCAGCTCTCAGAACAACTACAGGAAGCCTAAGGATTCTTGATATCGGTTGTGGGATAACACCGTCCATTATAGCACTTCTTGAACTCTATAAGCAGGAGAACCTTCCCCCTATCCATTTCGAGTATACTGGAGTCGACGTGGACCCTCACGCCCTGAGGGTGGCCTGCGAACTCATGACAATGCTGGTTCCTTCCCACTACCAGATTAGTTACCAGTTTCTCAAAATGGATTTGCGCAAAGCAGGAAGTTTTACTGAGCTCAAAAACCTCCATCCTCACCTTCTTTTGATGTCAAACTCCTTGGGAGAACTTGTCTCCCAAGGAGTCCCTTTAATGGACCTTTCAAAAAAACTTGGTGCCTTCATTTTGGAAGACCACCTCACAGCAATCTTCATCGAACCAGGAACCAAAAATGCTTCCCAACGGCTCCATTTCGTGCGGGATTTCTTAATTCAGCAATACCGAATCACACCGTACAGCCCTTGCCCTCACTCCTTGCCCTGCCCCGCCTTAAGACAAAAAAACTGGTGCTATGAAGAATGGCGTTGGAGAAGTCCCAATTATCTCCGCTTCTTAGAACCCGTGGGGCTCCAGACTCGTCATCTTAAGTTGAGCTACGCCATTTTTACCCCACAGAATCACCATCTTACCGAAACATTTCCCCCCTGCGAGGGACCAGTCATCAAGTGCACTAGCCACCTCATCAAAGAAAAAAGCAAATCCCGGCTTTGGGGATGCATGGGGGGAGAACTCAAAGACATCGAAAAGCTCGAGCGAGACTACGTCCCAAACGATCCCTGGCTCACCATAAGAAAGGGAACCTATTTTTCCACAAGTTCACTCATCACGCTATCAGGAAAGCACCGTCTCCCCAAAGAGGCCCAAATCACCATCCTCTACCAACCCCCTGAAGGTTAA
- a CDS encoding PspC domain-containing protein encodes MKRLYRSRKERVLGGVCGGIAEYLETDPTIVRLIAVLFILLAGSAIVAYLIAWIVVPEKPKEEEVELPEGSRNSQDEEKKNNRQILAWILLVIGILWLSQTFSHFFIRFIPHPGQILFPLILIVGSVVLLLKR; translated from the coding sequence ATGAAGAGATTGTACCGTTCTCGGAAAGAGCGAGTTCTGGGAGGTGTGTGTGGGGGGATTGCTGAGTACCTGGAAACGGACCCAACCATTGTTCGGTTGATCGCGGTGTTATTCATTCTTCTTGCCGGAAGTGCAATTGTGGCATATCTTATCGCCTGGATTGTGGTTCCAGAGAAACCCAAAGAAGAGGAGGTTGAGCTTCCTGAAGGAAGTCGTAATAGCCAAGACGAGGAGAAGAAAAATAATCGCCAGATTCTGGCCTGGATTCTTCTTGTAATTGGTATTCTCTGGCTTTCCCAAACCTTTTCTCACTTCTTTATCCGTTTTATTCCCCATCCGGGACAGATTCTTTTTCCACTCATTTTGATTGTGGGAAGTGTAGTTCTTCTTCTGAAACGATAA
- a CDS encoding AAA family ATPase, with translation MSYLKTVVLQGFKSFAHPTVVELSSGLNVIVGPNGAGKSNLLDALRFVLGERVQEGRGSRIAQVIFHGSSSCKPLGMASVETKWAKKEDDVWWSIERRVFVSGESEYLWNGEKVRLLDLKSKIRATGFSLERMSMGVVNGGSLGAVFDLSPAERLRWFEQMSGIAEIRMKLGILLSRLGKAKEREKRFAERLREVESQMERLKILAREEEEYLRVEQEVRSARKFYLCQMRSLKEEKMRNVSQERVKLEGELAELCAQITVLQEELMLERKELESLRSSLRKWQTEKEERERVKRKDEEELYHLLTRGRESVKLSFLYRMKLRALENEVERLESQVQDWHEKGKRWACSFRGERTQAVLLHFQKGKIQERAQIEEERIGLERGLVQRETALARIAEECRQDEKKRKRMEEEIQELSAECAKKEALLCALEGKKKTVVEEIQTLQERIRKKNVILQKISGKLAQIQEGHCAPEVEKLVQQFTHAGWSQRAVYALSWFLQGKGWYERETVELKKMAEDNLGRMVVPLSSSWSSCSMGEIQALLRQNVSLSSHLISSDGSCLLLQGGILIFPFKAVSSLRGSRFLKSLQERKKQFEMAVQSATQRLQNLERELQMMEKKHWEAQFELEHARKRIKQIQKEYQEVILEIEGKKKEEERIWEEKGELLKVLKGLRGKKAEVEQSLKRLELSLKKVQEMLVMKRKIESEREKLRWEVRVLRDKFAEVRGFFEEEKKTVLLLEKRLQALLPKFQEHQAFLFEKAVRLGEGKRSEYAQNMVIQKKEDRIRELERQREGLIQKIERLRLQEEKLSLERGILEQELGELEDVALGDHFSFWELKEVEDFVQERTAWLKSQKIRRGAIEELRDLQQHYHALQKQDQEILQIFHQVEDGCSRLEREGTRQFRGFLQEVKAAFERYFKKIFQGGEVYFLEEPHGIDIEVKIPGKKRQPLLLLSSGEKAITALCLLFAIFEAGRFPFCFLDEVDANLDHTNSTLFATVLSEFARSRQVIVVTHQEEVMEKAHRIVGVTMNEPGVSQIVSFEPARHSFSVS, from the coding sequence ATGAGCTATTTGAAAACCGTAGTTCTTCAGGGTTTTAAGTCTTTTGCTCACCCTACGGTGGTTGAGCTTTCTTCCGGCCTTAACGTCATTGTGGGTCCCAATGGTGCTGGGAAAAGCAATCTCCTCGATGCGCTTCGCTTTGTTTTGGGAGAAAGAGTGCAAGAAGGAAGGGGAAGTCGGATTGCCCAAGTCATTTTTCATGGTTCCTCCTCTTGTAAGCCCCTTGGTATGGCCTCTGTAGAGACAAAATGGGCCAAAAAAGAGGATGATGTGTGGTGGTCGATCGAGCGCAGGGTTTTTGTTTCTGGAGAGTCGGAATATTTGTGGAATGGGGAAAAAGTGCGTCTTCTGGATTTAAAGTCGAAAATCCGGGCAACTGGGTTTTCTCTGGAACGAATGAGCATGGGTGTGGTTAACGGTGGCTCTCTGGGAGCCGTATTCGACCTTAGTCCTGCTGAGCGTCTGCGATGGTTTGAACAGATGAGTGGTATCGCTGAGATACGGATGAAATTGGGTATTCTCCTTTCCCGTTTGGGGAAAGCCAAGGAACGGGAAAAACGATTTGCAGAGCGTTTGCGGGAAGTCGAGTCCCAGATGGAACGTCTGAAGATCCTGGCGCGGGAAGAGGAAGAGTACTTGCGAGTGGAGCAGGAAGTGCGTTCCGCCAGAAAATTTTATCTCTGCCAGATGAGGTCGCTGAAGGAAGAGAAGATGAGGAACGTTTCTCAGGAGAGGGTAAAACTGGAGGGGGAACTCGCTGAGCTGTGTGCTCAGATTACAGTTCTTCAAGAGGAACTTATGCTGGAAAGAAAGGAGTTGGAATCCCTTCGTTCTTCCCTGCGGAAATGGCAAACGGAAAAAGAAGAACGGGAAAGGGTTAAAAGGAAAGACGAGGAAGAGCTGTACCATCTCCTGACGCGTGGAAGAGAAAGTGTGAAGTTGAGTTTTCTCTATAGAATGAAGTTGCGGGCTCTGGAAAACGAGGTTGAGCGGCTTGAAAGTCAAGTGCAGGATTGGCACGAGAAAGGCAAGCGGTGGGCTTGTTCTTTCCGTGGCGAAAGAACGCAGGCAGTATTGCTTCACTTCCAAAAGGGAAAGATTCAGGAACGTGCTCAGATTGAGGAGGAACGGATTGGCCTGGAAAGAGGACTTGTACAAAGAGAAACCGCATTGGCTCGGATAGCCGAGGAATGTCGGCAGGATGAAAAAAAGAGAAAGCGTATGGAAGAGGAAATACAGGAGCTCTCCGCAGAATGTGCGAAAAAGGAAGCGCTTCTTTGCGCTTTGGAGGGGAAGAAAAAGACCGTTGTTGAAGAAATCCAGACGCTTCAAGAGCGTATCCGTAAAAAGAATGTCATTCTTCAAAAGATTTCTGGAAAATTAGCCCAGATTCAGGAAGGTCACTGTGCTCCCGAAGTGGAGAAATTGGTGCAGCAATTTACGCATGCTGGCTGGTCTCAGCGTGCAGTTTATGCGCTTTCCTGGTTTTTGCAGGGTAAAGGGTGGTACGAAAGGGAAACCGTGGAGCTCAAAAAAATGGCGGAAGATAATCTGGGTCGGATGGTGGTTCCTCTGTCTTCTTCCTGGTCTTCATGTTCGATGGGGGAAATTCAGGCTTTGCTTCGCCAGAATGTTTCGCTCTCATCACATTTGATTTCTTCTGACGGTAGTTGCCTTTTGCTTCAGGGGGGGATTCTGATTTTTCCTTTTAAAGCGGTTTCGTCTTTACGGGGGTCTCGTTTTTTGAAGAGTTTGCAAGAGAGGAAAAAGCAATTTGAGATGGCCGTTCAATCGGCAACGCAGCGTCTTCAAAACCTGGAAAGAGAACTCCAGATGATGGAAAAAAAACACTGGGAAGCTCAATTTGAACTTGAACACGCTAGGAAAAGGATAAAGCAAATCCAGAAGGAGTATCAGGAGGTTATTCTGGAGATTGAGGGTAAAAAAAAGGAAGAAGAACGAATCTGGGAAGAGAAAGGAGAACTCTTGAAGGTTTTAAAGGGCTTAAGGGGGAAAAAAGCAGAAGTTGAGCAATCGCTAAAACGATTGGAATTGAGCCTGAAAAAGGTTCAAGAGATGCTTGTCATGAAAAGAAAAATTGAAAGCGAACGGGAAAAACTGCGCTGGGAAGTTCGAGTTTTGAGAGATAAATTTGCTGAGGTTAGGGGCTTTTTTGAGGAAGAAAAAAAGACTGTTCTTCTTTTGGAAAAGCGTTTGCAGGCTTTACTCCCTAAGTTTCAGGAACATCAGGCTTTTCTGTTCGAGAAGGCGGTGCGTCTTGGAGAAGGAAAACGCTCTGAGTACGCTCAGAATATGGTCATTCAAAAAAAGGAGGACCGAATCCGGGAACTGGAAAGGCAGAGAGAAGGGCTTATCCAGAAGATAGAACGATTGCGGTTGCAGGAGGAAAAGTTGTCTTTAGAAAGGGGAATTTTGGAGCAGGAGCTTGGAGAACTGGAGGACGTGGCTTTAGGGGATCACTTCAGTTTTTGGGAACTCAAAGAGGTCGAGGATTTCGTCCAGGAGAGGACCGCCTGGTTGAAGTCACAAAAAATACGCCGAGGGGCGATTGAGGAGCTGCGAGATTTGCAACAACACTACCATGCGTTGCAAAAGCAAGACCAGGAAATTCTGCAGATTTTCCATCAGGTCGAAGACGGTTGTTCTCGTCTGGAACGCGAAGGAACGAGGCAGTTTAGAGGATTTCTCCAGGAGGTGAAAGCGGCCTTCGAACGGTACTTCAAGAAGATATTTCAGGGTGGGGAAGTGTATTTTCTGGAAGAGCCTCATGGTATCGATATCGAGGTTAAAATCCCTGGTAAGAAAAGGCAACCGCTTTTGCTTCTGTCAAGCGGAGAAAAGGCGATTACCGCCTTGTGCTTGCTTTTTGCCATTTTTGAAGCTGGTCGCTTCCCTTTTTGTTTCTTAGATGAAGTGGATGCCAATTTGGACCATACAAACAGCACCCTTTTTGCCACGGTGCTTTCCGAGTTTGCGCGTTCTCGACAGGTTATCGTGGTCACACATCAGGAAGAGGTGATGGAAAAGGCGCACCGGATTGTGGGAGTGACCATGAATGAACCTGGTGTTTCTCAGATTGTTTCTTTTGAACCGGCACGCCACAGCTTTTCTGTGTCTTAA
- a CDS encoding permease, which produces MKRKGLNSYYGFLVVLAVCLGITVYMPSWGRKIFAVAFQNTLFMLGVIPPIFVLTGLFDVWVPKEKVIKKLGDASGWLGIGIAVALGAFAAGPLYAAFPVAEVLLKKGVSLRNVWVFLGAWSTMKIPMLLFEAQSLGVRFALTRYGMSFGGVLVIAFLLERLVSLEEQNEIRTRFSV; this is translated from the coding sequence ATGAAAAGGAAGGGTTTGAACTCGTATTATGGTTTTCTGGTGGTTCTGGCGGTGTGTCTTGGGATTACCGTCTATATGCCATCCTGGGGAAGAAAAATCTTTGCCGTGGCGTTTCAAAATACCCTTTTTATGCTTGGTGTGATTCCTCCGATTTTTGTTTTAACGGGCCTTTTTGATGTTTGGGTCCCTAAGGAAAAGGTGATCAAAAAATTGGGTGACGCATCAGGATGGTTGGGTATTGGAATCGCCGTTGCCCTCGGAGCCTTTGCTGCTGGTCCCCTCTATGCAGCGTTTCCCGTGGCTGAGGTTTTACTCAAAAAAGGGGTGAGTCTGCGGAATGTGTGGGTCTTTCTTGGGGCATGGTCGACGATGAAAATTCCCATGCTCCTTTTTGAGGCTCAAAGTCTGGGGGTACGTTTTGCACTCACTCGATATGGAATGTCTTTTGGGGGAGTTCTGGTGATTGCTTTTCTCCTAGAACGTCTGGTTTCTCTGGAAGAGCAAAACGAAATTCGGACTCGTTTCAGCGTATAG
- a CDS encoding PadR family transcriptional regulator has product MMKKKRRVSNGCPGFKIERFFRPCLLLLLAHEPSHGYELLEEIRKTWFQNEMCDGGLVYRSLRRMEEEGLVRSEWTMGSSGPAKRVYYITEKGHAALRSWVVHIQSQLKRFEAFLRKYEELLSEKRGKTP; this is encoded by the coding sequence ATGATGAAAAAGAAAAGAAGAGTCTCCAATGGTTGCCCAGGTTTTAAAATTGAACGTTTCTTTCGGCCCTGTCTCCTTCTTCTTTTAGCCCATGAACCATCTCATGGATATGAGCTTCTGGAGGAGATTCGCAAAACCTGGTTTCAGAATGAAATGTGTGACGGGGGATTGGTGTACCGGAGTTTGCGTAGGATGGAAGAGGAAGGTCTGGTGCGTTCGGAATGGACCATGGGCAGTTCTGGGCCGGCAAAACGGGTGTACTACATCACCGAAAAAGGACACGCTGCGCTCCGGTCCTGGGTTGTCCATATTCAAAGCCAGCTAAAACGATTTGAGGCCTTCCTCAGAAAATATGAGGAACTGCTTTCTGAAAAAAGGGGGAAAACACCGTGA
- a CDS encoding SoxR reducing system RseC family protein, with product MRRRGTVIDVCGMYAQVKMEKGVSCGEEGCPFNTSWIDDSQSDFYVVNARNCIGASKGDEVLVELQDSTALATAFLVYLFPVVGVLVTYLVLHLFVRSPLILTLGVIGSVMTFFFFIRWIDRSFAPDYQIVEFFDAGGCHSCPLVQREKPDSTSPSSRFK from the coding sequence ATGCGTCGTCGGGGGACCGTAATTGACGTTTGCGGAATGTACGCTCAGGTGAAAATGGAAAAAGGTGTTTCCTGCGGGGAAGAGGGCTGTCCGTTCAACACTTCTTGGATCGATGATTCGCAAAGTGATTTTTACGTGGTTAATGCTCGCAATTGCATTGGTGCTTCGAAGGGTGACGAGGTTCTGGTTGAACTTCAGGATTCCACAGCCCTTGCCACGGCTTTTCTGGTGTACCTTTTTCCTGTGGTCGGAGTTTTGGTTACGTATCTGGTACTGCACCTGTTTGTGCGTTCCCCTCTCATCCTTACCTTAGGGGTAATAGGGAGTGTGATGACTTTTTTCTTTTTCATCCGTTGGATTGACCGTTCTTTTGCTCCTGACTACCAGATTGTTGAATTTTTCGATGCTGGAGGTTGCCACTCCTGTCCCCTGGTGCAGAGGGAAAAGCCCGATTCTACCTCACCTTCTTCCAGGTTCAAATAG
- a CDS encoding acyl carrier protein — protein MDVFSKVKEIIVDQLGIDEEEVTPDASFIDDLGADSLDIVELIMAFEEEFDIEIPDEDAEKITTVGEAVEYIESKIG, from the coding sequence ATGGACGTTTTCTCTAAAGTGAAGGAAATCATTGTGGATCAGTTGGGAATCGATGAAGAAGAAGTCACGCCAGATGCTTCATTTATTGATGACCTGGGGGCCGATTCTCTGGACATCGTGGAACTCATTATGGCTTTTGAAGAAGAGTTTGACATTGAAATTCCCGACGAAGACGCTGAAAAGATTACCACTGTCGGCGAAGCCGTGGAGTACATCGAATCCAAGATTGGTTGA
- the ftsY gene encoding signal recognition particle-docking protein FtsY: MSGAFFKKWLQNIGMMKEEVKERFSRLWSRKEVKEEEWEELEAMLIQADIGPGMAIELVEEFRSLREASQGGGDWQSWLYAKLLSFLKGHETRLFPNASLERLRVVLLSGINGVGKTTTAGKMAYRLQTQGERVLLVGADTFRAAASEQLEVWAQRVNCRYFRGSIGADPGAVVFDSISSALNNGHSVVIVDTAGRSHVNKNLLAELEKVVRVTKKLVEPSQFESLLVIDALTGQNAFSQVESIARVADLTGIVLTKWDSQAKGGIIFRVVREFGLPVKYVGVGEGIEDLVPFEPEEFVRAVVY, from the coding sequence ATGAGTGGGGCGTTTTTTAAGAAATGGTTACAAAATATTGGAATGATGAAAGAAGAGGTCAAAGAGCGCTTTTCTCGGCTCTGGTCCCGGAAAGAAGTCAAAGAAGAAGAGTGGGAAGAATTAGAAGCGATGCTCATTCAGGCTGATATTGGACCAGGTATGGCGATCGAGTTGGTGGAAGAATTTCGCTCCCTGCGAGAGGCTTCTCAGGGTGGTGGAGATTGGCAAAGTTGGCTTTATGCCAAATTGCTTTCCTTTTTGAAAGGTCATGAAACCCGCCTTTTTCCGAATGCTTCTTTGGAACGCCTGCGAGTTGTTCTCTTGAGTGGCATCAACGGAGTTGGAAAAACCACCACAGCAGGAAAGATGGCTTATCGTTTGCAAACCCAGGGTGAGCGCGTCCTTTTGGTTGGGGCAGATACCTTTCGGGCTGCGGCATCGGAGCAACTCGAAGTCTGGGCCCAGAGGGTAAATTGTCGCTATTTTCGTGGTTCTATAGGTGCTGATCCCGGGGCAGTGGTATTTGACAGTATCAGTTCGGCCTTGAATAATGGTCATTCTGTGGTTATCGTAGACACCGCCGGGCGTTCTCACGTCAACAAAAACCTCCTGGCTGAACTGGAAAAAGTGGTGAGGGTGACGAAAAAACTGGTGGAGCCTTCACAGTTTGAGAGCCTTCTGGTTATCGACGCCTTGACGGGACAGAATGCCTTCTCCCAGGTGGAGTCAATTGCCCGGGTGGCTGATCTTACGGGAATCGTCCTCACCAAGTGGGACAGTCAGGCCAAAGGGGGCATTATCTTTCGAGTGGTCAGGGAATTTGGGTTGCCGGTGAAGTATGTGGGAGTGGGAGAGGGTATCGAGGATCTCGTTCCCTTTGAACCGGAAGAATTTGTCCGTGCCGTTGTCTATTAA
- the fabG gene encoding 3-oxoacyl-[acyl-carrier-protein] reductase: MIGENQVALVTGAARGIGLAIARALGRSGVRVAINDVVTPQEMEKIIEALHGENIEVVGYVASVVEREKIREVVEDIVAKWGQIDILVNNAGITRDGLFVRMKDDDWRMVLDVCVQGTYNCTKETLRHMMKKRYGRIINISSVVGVMGNMGQVNYSTAKAAILGFTKSLAREVAHLGITVNAIAPGFIDTEMTRRLPEQVRELWLNQVPMKRWGEPEEVAQLVSFLASKGAGYITGQTIHINGGLLMI; encoded by the coding sequence ATGATTGGTGAGAATCAGGTTGCTCTGGTGACCGGTGCGGCAAGGGGAATTGGTCTGGCCATTGCCAGGGCTCTGGGGCGGAGTGGTGTCCGGGTGGCGATTAATGATGTTGTTACTCCCCAGGAAATGGAAAAAATCATTGAGGCATTGCATGGGGAAAACATTGAAGTCGTTGGCTATGTTGCTTCAGTGGTGGAGAGAGAAAAAATTCGAGAGGTGGTAGAGGATATTGTTGCCAAGTGGGGACAAATTGACATTCTGGTTAATAACGCCGGTATCACGCGAGACGGCTTATTTGTGCGCATGAAAGATGATGACTGGAGGATGGTTCTGGATGTTTGTGTGCAGGGAACGTATAATTGCACGAAAGAAACTTTGCGTCACATGATGAAAAAAAGATACGGGAGGATCATCAATATCTCTTCCGTCGTTGGTGTGATGGGGAATATGGGACAGGTGAATTATTCGACGGCAAAGGCGGCCATTTTGGGATTTACCAAATCTTTGGCTCGGGAGGTCGCTCATCTGGGAATTACGGTGAATGCCATTGCTCCAGGATTTATTGATACCGAAATGACCCGTAGATTACCGGAACAGGTCCGAGAGTTGTGGCTCAATCAGGTTCCCATGAAGAGGTGGGGTGAGCCTGAAGAAGTGGCACAGTTGGTTTCCTTTTTGGCTTCGAAGGGAGCTGGGTATATCACTGGTCAAACGATTCACATTAACGGTGGTCTCTTAATGATTTAA
- the rnc gene encoding ribonuclease III has translation MVLPERDFRQLENIVGYGFKNSELLVLALRHKSALEGKEGSCNDKLEWLGDRVVGLFIADYLFHNYDKPRSWLSLMKSKWASEECLAHLARKIRLDQFIELGKGEERNGGRAKDSILSSAFEALIGAIFVDSSSYDVTKKVLERIFLGEGGIDDALLSINYKGLLQRWCLQYCASLPEYEVVAENWDCGLYRVAVKIRSRVLAVGEGKNKKKAEQEAARRAWEKIISEEYLTHELFENRSSSGF, from the coding sequence ATGGTTTTACCCGAAAGGGATTTTCGCCAGCTCGAGAATATCGTTGGGTATGGTTTTAAAAATAGCGAATTATTAGTTTTGGCGTTACGTCATAAATCTGCTCTGGAAGGCAAGGAAGGATCCTGTAACGACAAACTGGAGTGGTTGGGAGATAGGGTAGTCGGGCTTTTTATCGCCGACTACCTTTTTCATAATTATGATAAACCTCGCAGCTGGTTATCTCTGATGAAGTCGAAGTGGGCCAGCGAGGAGTGCCTGGCTCATTTAGCACGGAAAATTCGTTTGGATCAGTTTATCGAATTGGGTAAAGGGGAAGAACGGAACGGAGGTCGGGCAAAGGATTCTATTCTTTCGAGTGCGTTTGAAGCCCTTATCGGTGCCATCTTTGTGGACTCTTCTTCCTACGATGTCACCAAAAAAGTCCTCGAGAGAATATTTTTGGGTGAGGGTGGTATCGATGACGCGCTCCTCTCCATCAATTATAAAGGGCTTTTACAACGGTGGTGTTTGCAATACTGTGCTTCGCTTCCTGAGTACGAGGTGGTTGCAGAAAACTGGGATTGTGGTCTATATCGGGTGGCAGTAAAGATAAGAAGTCGGGTTTTGGCTGTGGGGGAGGGGAAAAACAAGAAGAAAGCGGAACAGGAAGCAGCTCGTCGAGCTTGGGAAAAAATTATCAGCGAAGAATATCTGACCCATGAGCTATTTGAAAACCGTAGTTCTTCAGGGTTTTAA